CATCGGATCACGGGTCGGACGGGGCAGAGAGCTGGTCGAGGATGGCGGCGGCGGCCCGATCGGTCACCCCCGGCTCACCCAAGGTGGACCGCAGTCGGTCATAGCCACTGAGCATGGTCTTGCGTGTCTCGCCAGCCTCCAGCAACGGTGCCGCCAGCTCCACCAGGCGATCCGCATCGAACTCATCCTGAAGCAGCTCCGGCACCAACCGCTCATTCAGCAGCAGGTTCACCGGTGAAATGTGCGCCACCTTGAAGCGCAGCAAATGCCGGGCCACCCAGGCGGTCACGCGGCTCACCCGATAGCCCACCACCTGGGGAACCCCCTGCAGAGCCAGTTCCACATTCACCGTGCCCGACTTGCCGAGCGCCAGATCGGCCGCAGCAAACAGCAACGACTTGAGACCATCCGCCTGATCGGCGGGAATCACCTTGGCGCGCACACCTGCCGCCTCCAGGGCCTCGCGCAGGGGCTGTTCAAACCGTTCCAGCCCAGCGGGAACCATCACATCCAGGCTGGGGTCCTGGTGTTGCAGGCGAGCCGCCGCCGCCGCCAGCACCGGCATCAGGTAGCGCAGCTCCTGGGGCCGCGACGCCGGGAACAGCAGCAGCAGCTTGCCCTGGTCCGGCAAGCCCAGCTGAGCCCGAGCCTCGGCCCGCTCCGGACGGCTCAGCACCGTGTCGAGCAGCGGATGGCCCACCCAGGTGACTTCAGCACCCATCCGCTCATAGAACTCCGCTTCCGCCGGGAAGATCGCCAAAATGCGGTCGGTGAACTTGAGCAGCTCCGTGGTGCCACCATCACCGATGCGCCAAGCCCACTCCTGGGGAGCGATGTAATAGGTGATCGGAATGTGCGGCAAGCGCCGCCGCAGACTGTTGCCGAGGCGCAAGTTGGCACCCATGTAATCGATCAGCACCACACCATCGGGGGGACGCTGCCGCAGCAGCCGGTCCACGCGTGCCTGCAGTTTGAGCGTGGGCAGCACCAGCGGCAAGGCTTCCCAGAGCCCGATGGCCCCCATCGGTGCCGTGTCCGCCAGCAGTTCCGCCCCGGCGGCACGCATGCGCTCACCACCAAGAGCAAGCACCTCCAGGTCGATGCCCTTAAGGGCCGCCTGTCGATGCAACGCCGCAATCAGCAGGCTGCCCTGCAGATCACCCGACACCTCACCGGTGCTGATCAACAACCGCACCATCAGCGACCGGTCGCGGCTGGCATCGGACCCCGCCGTCCTTTCGAGATCGAACCTTCCAGGAACGTGCAGAGATGATCCGCCAGGGGCATCAGCGTCTGCTCCCGCGCCAGACGTAGACCGTCGGCAATCACGTGATCCGAGCGGTAGAGCAGCGACCACACCTCCTGCAGCTGCTTGAGCTCCTCGCCATCAAGGCCCCGTCGCCGCAGACCCACGCGGTTCAGGCCACGAACGCGGCCGGGGTGACCCTCCACCAGGCAATAGGGGGGCACATCCCGATCCACCCGGGTCATGCCGCCCACCATGGCCATGCCACCGATGTGCACGAACTGGTGAATGCCCAGGCAACCGCCGATCACGGCCTTGTCTTCGATCAGCACATGGCCAGCCACCTGAATGCCGTTCGACATCACGATGCCGTTGCCCAGGACGCAGTTGTGGCCCAGATGGCAATAAGCCATCAGCAGGTTGTGATCACCGATGCGGGTCTCCTCGCCCTCTTCAGTGGCCCGGTTGATGGTCACGCATTCACGAATGGCGTTGTGATCACCGATCACAACCTGCGTCGGGGCACCTTTGTATTTGAGGTCCTGAGGCTCGAGCCCCAGACAGGCACCCGGAAAGATCTTGTTATGCGCACCGATCGTCAGCCGACCATCGAGCACAGCATTGGGGCCCACCCAGGTGTTGGCTCCGATCCGCACCTCAGGGCCTACGACGGCACCAGGGCCGATCACCACCCCGTTCGCCAGTTCAGCGCCAGGGTCGACCGCTGCCAGGGGGTGAACCTGTGGAGGACGGTCCTCAGCAGTCACGGCGGGAGATCGCTGTTCGCTCATCATGCTCAGTCCACCAACGAGAACATGAGATCGCCAGAACACACCAGCTGGCCGTCCACCTTGGCCTCGGCTTTCACCTTGCCGAAACGCTGACGCTTGAGACTGATCAGCTCACAGGTGATGCGCAGCTGATCGCCGGGCACCACCGGACGGCGGAAGCGCACACCGTCGATGCCTGCAAACACGAACAACCCCTTGGGCAGATCCGGCATCTGGGTGACGATCAATCCACCCACCTGGGCCATCGCTTCAACAATCAGCACGCCCGGCATCAACGGTCGCCCGGGGAAATGCCCCTGAAACTGCGGCTCGTTCATGGTGACGTTCTTAAGCGCCACCGCTTTTTCACCGGGGACATGCTCAATCACGCGATCCACCAGCGCGAAGGGATAGCGATGCGGCAGCAACCCCATGATCTGCTCGGCATTGAGCAAGGTTTCAGGAGCTGGTGCAGCAGCAGTGGCGTCGGTGGTGGAGGTGGAAGTCAAATCAGTCAGAGCTGAACAGCGGAACAATCGGCCAGGGCCGCCGCGAGGTCGGTGTGCAGACCATGGGAGCCGCGGTAGACCAGCACCTGGGCACGTGGGAAACCCACCAGTGCCAGATCACCGATCAGGTCCAGCAGCTTATGGCGCACCGGCTCGTCGGCAAAACGCAGGGGTGGATTGACCCAATGATCCCCGTCGCAGACCAGAGCATTGTCCAAAGCCCCGCCTTGAATCAAGCCCGCGGCACGCAACTGCTCCACCTGTTCACGGAAACCGAAGGTGCGGGCGGGGGCGATCTCCGCAACGAAACGCTCTGGGGTGAGCGCCACGGTGCATTGCTGACGGCCAATCGCCGGCTGCGGGAAATCGATCACACCCACCAGCGTGAACTGATCCGCAGGCGTCGCGGTGATCACACTGTTGCCACGGTGAAGTGCCACTGGACCCTCCAGCACAGGGCGACGGGCCGCGGGTGTGGCGGCATGCGTGATCCCCGCCTCAGCGATCGCCTCAACCCAGCCCTGGGCTGAACCATCCAGCAACGGCACTTCACCGCCGTCCACCTCCAGATGCACATGGGTCAGGCCGCAGCCAGCCAACGCCGCCAGCAGGTGTTCCACAGTGGCCAGTCGCCGATCACCCAGCTCCAGCGTGGTACAGAGCTGACTGTCGCGCACCTGAGAGGGCTGGAGACGCACGGGGGGTTGGGCATCACCTGACCAGCTCACCCAGACGCCAGCCTCAGGCCAGGGATGCAGCACCACAGCCACCTCATCGCCGCTGTGGAGACCGATGCCGCTGCGACGGGCTGAACCGGCCAGGGTCCATGCACCGTCGTAATCAGTGGGCCAGGAGACCATTAGAACTTCCAGCCGACACCCAGGTTGAAGCGGTACTCATCGGTGAAATTCTGGCTGGCCACCTCCAAACGCAGGGGACCCACCGGCGTAGTCATGATCACACCGATACCCGGTGACACACCAGAACCGGGCTTGTCGAGCAAATCGCCGGGCCTGCCGGGAACATTGCCCTGGGAGCCGAAGTCGGTGCCGGCATCAAGGAAGACTTCACCCGCAAAGATGCTGATCAGTGGGAAGCGGTATTCGATCGTGGCTTCACCGAAGCTGCGGCCCACAGCCAGGTCGCAGTCAAACCAACCCCGCACAGAGTTGGAACCACCCAGACAGAAAGCCTCATAGGGCGGCAGCTGACCCAGCACGGTGCCAGCCTTGAACTGGAAGGCCAGTGCCTGCGGGCAGTTCTCCGGCTCACCCTCCTTCGGTCGGCAACCCTTGAACAGCTTCAGCCAACGCACTGGAATGAAGTGTGTGTAGGTGCCGCGAACACGGTTGAAGGTGGGTGAGTTCTCACCCACGGAGACGTACTGCTCCGTGCTCACCGTGAAGAAGTTGCCCGATGTTGGATTGCGGGCATCGTTCAGGTTGTTGTACGAGGCGGCCAGACGCACACTGGCAAGATTGTTCTCGTTGGCGCAGTTGAACGCCACGCAGATAATTTCATCGTCGGGGATCTTGCCGTCGCGGAAGCGATCGTTGGGGATGCCGTAAGGACGCGTATCGCCACTGAAGTTGATCGGGCGAACGTTCTGCAGATTCAAACCGGCCAGCACAGACCAGGGCACCCGCTTGAAGGGATCACCACCGTTCAACGGTCTGGCAAAGATCACATTGCCGCCAACCCGCTGGAGGGCCACGGAATCGCCTTCGTAATCAAACCAACTGACGTTGGGAAATTCATTGCCAGCCTCAGCGACATTGTCGAACTTGCTATCAGCCGGGTTGTTGTCGGAGTTGATCGAGTAAGCGTTCCTGGAGCCGTTGTCCTCGTAGCCCTCCAGGGTGCGGATGTCGCCGTCGTTCTGGCTCTGGAACACCTGCGGCACTTCACGGCTGAGGAACAGCGAGGTGCGGAAGGACGTGCGGTGCGAATCGCCTTTGATCCAGGGATCGGAGAAAGTGAGGTTCGCCAGGCCACCGAACTGGCCGTAGGTGATGTTGAGCGCAAGATTCCAGGCACGTCCGAACAGGTTGCTGTCTGACAGCTGAACCTGACCGAACACACCCTGGCTTTGGCTGTAGCCAAGACCGCCGGAGAGCGAGCCTGTGGACTGCTCAACGATGCCGAGCACGATGGTGATCGCTCCCGGCTCACCGGTCACAGGCTTCAGGGTCACCTTCACGTCGCTGAACAGTGAGGTGGCGTAGAGGCGACGAATGTCGCCCTCAAGCTGCGTTCGATTGAATGGCTCGCCCGGTTTGAGGGAGATTTCGCGGGAGACCACCCAGGGTCTGGTCTTGCCTTTGAGGGGCTCGCCCTTCTCGTTGGTGTCTTCACCCTCCTTGTTGACGAATTTGACCTCCACGCCGGCGACGGTGCCGATCAGCACCTTGAGCTCCACCACACCATCCGGGCTCACCCGAGTCGGTCCGCTCACCCGAGCGAGGGAGTACCCCTGGTCGGCGTACCACTTCTGCAGCTCCTTCATGCGCAGCTGCAGCTCACTGAGATTGAGCGTGCGGCCATAGTCCGCACTGAAGGTGTCCTCAATCACCTGAGGCTCGATGTAACTGTCCTCCGGCTCAAGCACCACCTTGCTGAGCACCGGATTGGGCATCACCTGCACCACCAGCTGCACGCCCAGCGGGCCGTTGATCGGCTCGATGCGCACATCGGAGAACCAACCAGTGGCGTAGATCGCATCGAGGTCGAGCTTCAGCTCATCCCGGGTGACGCGGCTGCCAGGACGCACGGCCATGGCGTCATAGGCGGCCAGTTCAAGACGCTCCTGCTCGGGGTGACCATCGATGCCCTCAATGATCACCTCCGTGATCAGCACCCGCGCTTGCTCCGACGTCTCCGGGATCGGCTCGGCCACCGGACCGGAAGCGGGAGCGGGCACCACCTCGATGGGCTCGGCCGCACCAGGCTCCCCGCTCAGACCATCGCCCTGCACGTCTTCGAGCTGGGTCTCATCGCGTTCCGTTCCAGCGGCCTCGCTCTGGGCCTGCGTCGGCAAACCCGCGACCAGAGGCAAGGCCAGCGCCAGACCCAACGCACCGTGCCGAACGGCATTCCGGGTTCGGCGGGAGGAGAAAGCGGCCATGGGGGAGGGCGGAACTTGGCCGTAAAGGCCACAAACGTCGCCGAAATTAATCGCAGATGCGGGGTTTCGGGCACGCCCCTTGTACCCGTTTGCAGACCTCCCCGTAGGCCTCGATCACGCCACCGAGGTCTTTACGGAAACGATCTTTGTCCAGGATCCGCTCATTCACATCGGCACTGCGCAGATCCCAGAGCCGGCAGGTATCCGGGCTGATCTCATCAGCCACCAGCAGTTCACCGGCGGCATTCACCCCAAGCTCCAGCTTGAAATCAACAAGCTGCAGGTCGACGGATTGAAAGAAGGGAATCAGCACGGCATTCACCTGCCGGGCCAACACCTCGATCCG
This region of Synechococcus sp. NOUM97013 genomic DNA includes:
- the lpxB gene encoding lipid-A-disaccharide synthase — translated: MVRLLISTGEVSGDLQGSLLIAALHRQAALKGIDLEVLALGGERMRAAGAELLADTAPMGAIGLWEALPLVLPTLKLQARVDRLLRQRPPDGVVLIDYMGANLRLGNSLRRRLPHIPITYYIAPQEWAWRIGDGGTTELLKFTDRILAIFPAEAEFYERMGAEVTWVGHPLLDTVLSRPERAEARAQLGLPDQGKLLLLFPASRPQELRYLMPVLAAAAARLQHQDPSLDVMVPAGLERFEQPLREALEAAGVRAKVIPADQADGLKSLLFAAADLALGKSGTVNVELALQGVPQVVGYRVSRVTAWVARHLLRFKVAHISPVNLLLNERLVPELLQDEFDADRLVELAAPLLEAGETRKTMLSGYDRLRSTLGEPGVTDRAAAAILDQLSAPSDP
- the lpxA gene encoding acyl-ACP--UDP-N-acetylglucosamine O-acyltransferase — its product is MSEQRSPAVTAEDRPPQVHPLAAVDPGAELANGVVIGPGAVVGPEVRIGANTWVGPNAVLDGRLTIGAHNKIFPGACLGLEPQDLKYKGAPTQVVIGDHNAIRECVTINRATEEGEETRIGDHNLLMAYCHLGHNCVLGNGIVMSNGIQVAGHVLIEDKAVIGGCLGIHQFVHIGGMAMVGGMTRVDRDVPPYCLVEGHPGRVRGLNRVGLRRRGLDGEELKQLQEVWSLLYRSDHVIADGLRLAREQTLMPLADHLCTFLEGSISKGRRGPMPAATGR
- the fabZ gene encoding 3-hydroxyacyl-ACP dehydratase FabZ, with protein sequence MGLLPHRYPFALVDRVIEHVPGEKAVALKNVTMNEPQFQGHFPGRPLMPGVLIVEAMAQVGGLIVTQMPDLPKGLFVFAGIDGVRFRRPVVPGDQLRITCELISLKRQRFGKVKAEAKVDGQLVCSGDLMFSLVD
- the lpxC gene encoding UDP-3-O-acyl-N-acetylglucosamine deacetylase, encoding MVSWPTDYDGAWTLAGSARRSGIGLHSGDEVAVVLHPWPEAGVWVSWSGDAQPPVRLQPSQVRDSQLCTTLELGDRRLATVEHLLAALAGCGLTHVHLEVDGGEVPLLDGSAQGWVEAIAEAGITHAATPAARRPVLEGPVALHRGNSVITATPADQFTLVGVIDFPQPAIGRQQCTVALTPERFVAEIAPARTFGFREQVEQLRAAGLIQGGALDNALVCDGDHWVNPPLRFADEPVRHKLLDLIGDLALVGFPRAQVLVYRGSHGLHTDLAAALADCSAVQL
- a CDS encoding BamA/TamA family outer membrane protein, translated to MAAFSSRRTRNAVRHGALGLALALPLVAGLPTQAQSEAAGTERDETQLEDVQGDGLSGEPGAAEPIEVVPAPASGPVAEPIPETSEQARVLITEVIIEGIDGHPEQERLELAAYDAMAVRPGSRVTRDELKLDLDAIYATGWFSDVRIEPINGPLGVQLVVQVMPNPVLSKVVLEPEDSYIEPQVIEDTFSADYGRTLNLSELQLRMKELQKWYADQGYSLARVSGPTRVSPDGVVELKVLIGTVAGVEVKFVNKEGEDTNEKGEPLKGKTRPWVVSREISLKPGEPFNRTQLEGDIRRLYATSLFSDVKVTLKPVTGEPGAITIVLGIVEQSTGSLSGGLGYSQSQGVFGQVQLSDSNLFGRAWNLALNITYGQFGGLANLTFSDPWIKGDSHRTSFRTSLFLSREVPQVFQSQNDGDIRTLEGYEDNGSRNAYSINSDNNPADSKFDNVAEAGNEFPNVSWFDYEGDSVALQRVGGNVIFARPLNGGDPFKRVPWSVLAGLNLQNVRPINFSGDTRPYGIPNDRFRDGKIPDDEIICVAFNCANENNLASVRLAASYNNLNDARNPTSGNFFTVSTEQYVSVGENSPTFNRVRGTYTHFIPVRWLKLFKGCRPKEGEPENCPQALAFQFKAGTVLGQLPPYEAFCLGGSNSVRGWFDCDLAVGRSFGEATIEYRFPLISIFAGEVFLDAGTDFGSQGNVPGRPGDLLDKPGSGVSPGIGVIMTTPVGPLRLEVASQNFTDEYRFNLGVGWKF